The Streptomyces tendae DNA segment TCTCCGGGCTCGCCGAGGTCATCAAGGCCGGCTTCATCGCCGACCCGGTGATCCTGGACCTCATCGAGTCCGACCCCGAGGCCGCCCGTACACCCGCGGGGCCCCACACCGCCGAGCTCATCGAGCGCTCGATCCGGGTGAAGGCCGACGTGGTCTCCTCCGACCTCAAGGAGTCCGGTCTCCGCGAGATCCTCAACTACGGCCACACCCTCGGCCACGCCATCGAGAAGAACGAGCGCTACAAGTGGCGCCACGGCGCGGCCGTTGCCGTCGGCATGCACTTCGCCGCCGAACTGGGCCGGCTGGCGGGCCGCCTGGACGACGCCACCGCCGACCGTCACCGCACGGTCCTGGAGTCCGTGGGCCTGCCCCTCGCCTACCGCTACGACCAGTGGCCCAAGCTGCTGGAGAACATGAAGGTCGACAAGAAGTCCCGCGGCAACCTGCTGCGCTTCGTCGTCCTCGACGGCCTCGCCAAGCCCACCGTGCTGGAGGGCCCCGACCCGGCCGTCCTGCTCGCCGCCTACGGCGAGGTGGGGGAGTAGCGCCCGACGGGCACTCGTCACCGCCCCCGGCCGTTCACACAACGACGGCAGGGGGCGGTACCGTTCGGTTCGCGGGACGACACCCCCGCTGTCAGCGACCCATTGCCTGTACGAGACGGAGTGGCACCGGATGCAGCACGCAGTGGGTTCTCCGCTGCCGCCGCCCCACCAGCCGGGGCACGGACCCGCCGCCGGCTGGTCACCGGCCGCGCACCACCCAGGTCAGCACCCGCAGGGCCCGCCCCCCGACGCCCGCCGCCCGCGGATTCCCGCGCCCCCCCCCTGCGGGACCGGTGCACGCCTCCATGCCTCCGCCGCCGGACTCCACCGGCCATGTCACGCTGCCGCCCGGCGGCCCGGTCGGCATGCCGAGCCTGCCGCAGGCCCCGGCGACCCCTGACCCGGGCGCGACGACCCTCGCCGTCCTGCTGATCGGTCCCGCGGGCGCCGGCAAGACCAGCGTGGCCAAGTACTGGGCGGACCACCGCCGGGTGCCCACCGCCCACATCAGCCTCGACGACGTGCGCGAGTGGGTCCGCTCCGGTTTCGCCGACCCCCAGACCGGGTGGAACGACCACTCCGAGGCCCAGTACCGCCTGGCCCGCCGCACCTGCGGCTTCGCCGCCCGCAACTTCCTGGCCAACGGCATCTCGTGCATCCTCGACGACGCGGTCTTCCCCGACCGCCCGGTCGTCGGCCTCGGCGGCTGGAAGCGGCACGTCGGACCCGGCCTGCTGCCCGTCGTCCTCCTCCCCGGCCTGGACGTCGTCCTGGAGCGCAACGCGGAACGCACCGGCAACCGCCGCCTCGGCGACGAGGAGGTGGCCCGCATCCACGGCCGCATGGCCGGCTGGTACGGCTCGGGCCTGCCCATCATCGACAACTCCCAGCTGGACATACCCGAAACGGCCCGCATCCTCGACGACGTCCTCACCCGCGCGATAGCCAGCCCGCCCAAGTGGTGACCGCCCCCCAGGCCCGGCCCCGGCCGTCCTGAGCGGACTCAGCGCCGTGCCCGGTGCGGGGCTCACCCCCACTCGGCCCCGCCCGACCGGCGACATCGCGCCACCCCTCCTACGCTCGAACCATGTCTGAGGTCTACGCGGTCCGCCGGACGCGGCTACGGGAACGCTGCAACGCGAGCGGCAGCACGGCAGCGCTGGTGTCCCGGCCCGCCAACGTGCGCTACCTCGCCGGTGCCGCCCCCGAGAACGCCGTGCTCCTGCTCGGCAGGACCGAGGACGTACTGGTCTGCCCGGAACCCCCGGACGACCGCACCCCGCACAGCCGCCCCGACGAGGCGCTCCGCCTCCACCTCATGTCCGGCATCGGCGGCGACCCGGCCGTCGAGGCCGCCGCCCTCGCCACGGCCCAGGACGTCGACGCCCTCGCCGTGGAGGAACACCACCTCACCGTCACCCGGCACCGGGCGATCGGCGAGGCGGCCCCCCGTCTGCGCCTCACCGGGGTCGCGGGCGCCGTGGAACAGCTGCGCGTCGTCAAGGACGAGGAGGAGATCTCCTGCCTCCGCATCGGCGCGGAGATCGCCGACCAGGCGCTGGGCGAACTCCTGGAGTCCATCCTGGTCGGCCGCACCGAACGCCACCTCGCCCTGGAGCTGGAGCGCCGCCTGGTCGACCACGGCGCCGACGGACCGGCCTTCCCACCTCCGTGGCCACCGGCCCCACGCCGGCCGCCCGGCCACCGCCCCACCGACCGCCGCGTCGAGGAGGGCGACTTCCTCTCCGTCTGTCTCGGGGCCACCTACCGCGGCTACCGCTGCGAGATCGGCCGTACCTTCGTCATCGGCACGGCCCCCGCGGACTGGCAGATCGAGCTGTACGACCTGGTCTTCTCCGCCCAGCGCGCGGGACGCGAGTCCCTCGCCCCCGGCGCCGCATGCCGTGACGTGGACCGTGCGGCGCGCCAGGTCCTGGACTCCGCCGGGTACGCCGAGGCGCTCCCCGTCCTCACCGGTCACGGCGTCGGACTCGAAATCGACGAGGACCCTCAATTGACCCCGGCGGCCATGGGTAAACTGGACGCTTGCGTGCCGGTCACCGTCGAGCCGGGGGTCCACCTCCCCGGCCGGGGCGGAGTCCGGATCGATGACACGCTCGTCGTGCGCCCCGAGGCGGACGGCGGACCCGAGCTACTCACCATCACGACCAAGGAGCTGCTCGCGCTCTAGCCTCGCGCAGTGCGCCTGCCTTCGCCCCGGCCGTCGTCCACGTCAGTCCAGTCCAGGAGATTCCGCAACCGTGGCTTCCACGAACGACCTCAAGAACGGCATGGTGCTCAAGCTCGAAGGCGGCCAGCTCTGGTCCGTCGTCGAGTTCCAGCACGTCAAGCCCGGCAAGGGCCCGGCCTTCGTGCGCACCAAGCTCAAGAACGTGCTCTCCGGCAAGGTCGTCGACAAGACCTTCAACGCCGGCGTCAAGGTCGAAACGGCCACCGTCGACAAGCGCGACATGCAGTTCTCCTACATGGACGGCGACTACTTCGTCTTCATGGACATGGAGACCTACGACCAGCTCATGGTCGACCGCAAGGCCGTCGGCGACGCCGCCAACTTCCTCGTCGAGGGCTTCACCGCCACCGTCGCCCAGCACGAGGGCGAGGTGCTCTTCGTGGAGCTGCCGGCCGCCGTCGAGCTGACGATCCAGGAGACCGAGCCGGGCGTCCAGGGCGACCGCTCCACCGGCGGCACCAAGCCCGCCACGCTGGAGACCGGCCACCAGATCCAGGTCCCCCTCTTCATCACCACCGGTGAGAAGATCAAGGTCGACACCCGCACGAGCGACTACCTCGGCCGGGTGAACAGCTAACCGTGGCTGCCCGCAACACGGCCCGCAAGCGCGCCTTCCAGATCATCTTCGAGGGCGACCAGCGCGGCACCGAGGTCCTCACGGTCCTCGCCGACTGGATCCGGCACTCCCGGTCCGACACCCGGCAGCCGCCGGTGAGCGAGTACACGATGCAGCTCGTCGAGGGCTACGCGGAACACGCGAAGCGTATCGACGAGCTGATCGCCCAGTACTCGGTCGGCTGGACGCTCGACCGGATGCCGGTCGTGGACCGCTCCATCCTGCGGCTCGGCGCGTACGAGCTGATCTGGGTCGACGAGACGCCGGACGCGGTCGTCCTGGACGAGATGGTGCAGCTGGCGAAGGAGTTCTCCACGGACGAGTCGCCCTCGTTCGTGAACGGCCTCCTCGGCCGCCTGAAGGAACTCAAGCCCTCACTGCGCCGCGACCAGTAAGCCGCCCCGTCGGCAAGTGCCCCTCAGGGGCGAGGGGGACAGCGCGCTCAGCCACAGACGGCCCGCACCCGAAGTCAACCGCAGCCGGCAGACAGAAAACCGCCGGGGTGGCCGGTCCCGAAAGGTCCGGCCACCCCGGCGGCACGTTTCTGCGCCC contains these protein-coding regions:
- the efp gene encoding elongation factor P, with translation MASTNDLKNGMVLKLEGGQLWSVVEFQHVKPGKGPAFVRTKLKNVLSGKVVDKTFNAGVKVETATVDKRDMQFSYMDGDYFVFMDMETYDQLMVDRKAVGDAANFLVEGFTATVAQHEGEVLFVELPAAVELTIQETEPGVQGDRSTGGTKPATLETGHQIQVPLFITTGEKIKVDTRTSDYLGRVNS
- a CDS encoding Pro-rich N-terminal domain-containing protein, with the protein product MQHAVGSPLPPPHQPGHGPAAGWSPAAHHPGQHPQGPPPDARRPRIPAPPPCGTGARLHASAAGLHRPCHAAARRPGRHAEPAAGPGDP
- the nusB gene encoding transcription antitermination factor NusB translates to MAARNTARKRAFQIIFEGDQRGTEVLTVLADWIRHSRSDTRQPPVSEYTMQLVEGYAEHAKRIDELIAQYSVGWTLDRMPVVDRSILRLGAYELIWVDETPDAVVLDEMVQLAKEFSTDESPSFVNGLLGRLKELKPSLRRDQ
- a CDS encoding AAA family ATPase: MPPPPDSTGHVTLPPGGPVGMPSLPQAPATPDPGATTLAVLLIGPAGAGKTSVAKYWADHRRVPTAHISLDDVREWVRSGFADPQTGWNDHSEAQYRLARRTCGFAARNFLANGISCILDDAVFPDRPVVGLGGWKRHVGPGLLPVVLLPGLDVVLERNAERTGNRRLGDEEVARIHGRMAGWYGSGLPIIDNSQLDIPETARILDDVLTRAIASPPKW
- a CDS encoding aminopeptidase P family protein, producing MSEVYAVRRTRLRERCNASGSTAALVSRPANVRYLAGAAPENAVLLLGRTEDVLVCPEPPDDRTPHSRPDEALRLHLMSGIGGDPAVEAAALATAQDVDALAVEEHHLTVTRHRAIGEAAPRLRLTGVAGAVEQLRVVKDEEEISCLRIGAEIADQALGELLESILVGRTERHLALELERRLVDHGADGPAFPPPWPPAPRRPPGHRPTDRRVEEGDFLSVCLGATYRGYRCEIGRTFVIGTAPADWQIELYDLVFSAQRAGRESLAPGAACRDVDRAARQVLDSAGYAEALPVLTGHGVGLEIDEDPQLTPAAMGKLDACVPVTVEPGVHLPGRGGVRIDDTLVVRPEADGGPELLTITTKELLAL